One Polaribacter sp. SA4-12 genomic window carries:
- a CDS encoding Gfo/Idh/MocA family protein: MLKVGVLGAGHLGKIHLRLLQQSDKYELVGFYDPSKENAKNVAKEFGYTSFETIEALIEAVEVVDIVTPTLSHFDCAKKSIEKGRHIFIEKPITKTVSEAEAIKTLASQYHILGQVGHVERFNPAFTAVKDKIESPMFIECHRLAEFNPRGTDVPVVLDLMIHDIDIILSVVKSEVKNVHASGVAVISDTPDIANARIEFENGCVANLTASRISMKNMRKTRFFQKDAYISVNFLSKESEVVRMKDVPKNPDEFAMILQNAEGVKKQIYFENPEVENNNAILDELETFADAINNKTTPVVTLNQATEALRVAQMIIDCF, encoded by the coding sequence ATGCTTAAAGTTGGAGTATTAGGTGCTGGTCACTTAGGGAAAATTCATTTACGTTTGTTACAACAATCTGATAAATATGAATTAGTAGGGTTTTATGATCCTTCTAAAGAAAACGCTAAAAATGTTGCCAAAGAATTTGGTTACACTTCTTTTGAAACCATAGAAGCTTTAATTGAAGCTGTTGAAGTTGTTGATATTGTAACTCCTACATTATCACATTTTGATTGTGCGAAAAAGTCTATTGAAAAAGGAAGACATATTTTTATTGAAAAACCAATTACAAAAACAGTTTCTGAAGCAGAAGCAATAAAAACATTGGCAAGCCAATACCACATTTTAGGTCAGGTTGGTCATGTAGAGCGTTTTAATCCTGCATTTACAGCAGTAAAAGATAAGATTGAAAGCCCAATGTTTATAGAATGTCACCGATTAGCTGAGTTTAATCCTAGAGGAACGGATGTTCCTGTGGTGTTAGATTTAATGATTCATGATATTGATATTATTCTTTCTGTTGTAAAATCTGAAGTTAAAAATGTTCATGCTAGTGGAGTTGCTGTTATTTCTGACACTCCAGATATTGCAAACGCAAGAATTGAATTTGAAAACGGTTGTGTTGCTAATTTAACGGCAAGCAGAATTTCAATGAAGAACATGCGTAAAACAAGATTTTTTCAAAAGGATGCTTATATTTCTGTTAACTTTTTAAGTAAAGAATCTGAAGTTGTAAGAATGAAAGATGTTCCTAAAAACCCAGATGAATTTGCAATGATTTTACAAAATGCAGAAGGTGTTAAAAAACAAATCTATTTTGAAAATCCTGAAGTAGAAAACAACAATGCTATTTTAGATGAGTTGGAAACTTTTGCAGATGCTATTAATAATAAGACTACTCCTGTAGTTACATTAAACCAAGCTACAGAAGCATTAAGAGTAGCCCAAATGATTATTGATTGTTTTTAA
- a CDS encoding Rossmann-like and DUF2520 domain-containing protein: MISVLLVGKGNVATHLYNTFLSVDTIVFTQISSRKLEHIPKADITIIAVSDDAIAEVSSKIKNPFVVHTSGSCSINELKNATNKGVFYMLQTFSKDKKVDFNEVPFCLEADNESNYLLLEELAKLIGKKIYAVNSEQRKALHVAAVFVNNFTNHMYKIGNDVCNEYHVPFEILQPLIKETALKIETLSPEKAQTGPAIRNDKRTIKNHLDLLNNEQQKIYKIITKSIQNGN, encoded by the coding sequence ATGATATCAGTTTTACTCGTCGGGAAAGGAAATGTTGCCACACATTTATACAATACTTTTTTAAGTGTTGATACTATTGTGTTTACACAAATCAGTTCTAGGAAGTTAGAACATATTCCGAAAGCAGACATTACAATTATTGCAGTTTCTGATGATGCAATTGCCGAAGTTTCATCAAAAATTAAAAACCCTTTTGTTGTGCATACATCTGGATCTTGCTCTATCAATGAATTAAAAAACGCAACAAACAAAGGTGTTTTTTATATGCTACAAACTTTTTCTAAAGATAAAAAAGTCGATTTTAATGAAGTTCCCTTTTGTTTAGAAGCTGATAATGAAAGTAATTACTTATTACTTGAAGAATTAGCGAAATTAATTGGTAAAAAAATATACGCTGTAAATTCGGAACAACGTAAAGCATTGCATGTTGCCGCTGTGTTTGTAAATAACTTTACAAATCATATGTATAAAATTGGGAACGATGTTTGCAATGAATATCATGTGCCCTTTGAAATTCTGCAACCTTTAATTAAAGAAACAGCTTTAAAAATTGAAACTTTATCACCAGAAAAAGCACAAACAGGACCTGCAATTAGAAACGATAAAAGAACAATAAAAAATCATTTAGATTTGCTAAATAACGAGCAACAAAAAATCTATAAAATCATTACAAAATCAATCCAGAATGGAAATTAG
- a CDS encoding trans-sulfuration enzyme family protein, with protein sequence MNKKLGINTTCVHVGEVKDEQFKGAVSPIYTSTSYAFDGVDVKRYPRYFNTPNQEMLHKKIAALEKTEDALIFGSGMAAISAALFAFLQKGDHVVVQQVIYGGTYNFIVSEFEKFGIEYSFTESDKVEDFRSLIKENTKVLYIETPSNPLLGITDMKAISGLAKEHGILTMIDNTFASPINQNPVDFGIDIMLHSATKYMGGHSDISAGAIAASKEHIEQIWKTAINFGGNLSDQTVWLLERSLKTLNLRVKEQTKNAQEMANYLDRNENIDTVYYPGLTNHPGFEIAAKQMLGFGAMLSFELSEGIDAMEFQNNLKLIKPSMSLAGLESTTVSPVQTTHALLSEEERLARGIKDGLIRFSVGIEETKDLIADIEQAIKKGKELDSLLL encoded by the coding sequence ATGAATAAAAAACTAGGAATAAACACAACTTGTGTTCACGTTGGCGAAGTAAAGGATGAACAGTTTAAAGGAGCAGTTTCTCCAATATATACTTCAACTTCCTATGCGTTTGATGGTGTAGATGTAAAACGTTATCCACGTTATTTTAATACGCCAAATCAAGAAATGTTGCACAAGAAAATTGCGGCTTTAGAAAAAACGGAAGATGCATTGATTTTTGGTTCTGGAATGGCAGCTATTTCGGCAGCTTTATTTGCTTTTTTACAAAAAGGAGATCATGTTGTGGTACAGCAAGTTATTTATGGAGGAACGTATAATTTTATTGTTTCTGAATTTGAAAAATTCGGGATTGAATATTCTTTTACAGAATCTGATAAAGTGGAAGATTTTAGGTCTTTAATTAAAGAAAATACCAAAGTTTTATATATAGAAACGCCTTCGAATCCGTTATTAGGAATTACAGATATGAAAGCTATTTCTGGGTTGGCTAAAGAACACGGAATTCTAACGATGATTGACAACACGTTTGCGTCACCCATCAATCAGAATCCAGTAGATTTCGGAATTGATATTATGTTACATTCTGCAACGAAATATATGGGAGGTCATTCAGATATTTCTGCAGGAGCAATAGCTGCATCCAAAGAACATATTGAACAAATTTGGAAAACTGCTATCAATTTTGGAGGTAATTTAAGCGATCAAACAGTTTGGTTATTAGAAAGAAGTCTAAAAACATTAAACTTACGTGTAAAAGAGCAGACGAAAAATGCGCAAGAAATGGCGAATTATTTAGATAGAAACGAGAATATAGATACAGTATATTATCCTGGTCTAACAAATCATCCAGGTTTTGAAATTGCGGCAAAACAAATGCTAGGTTTTGGTGCAATGTTGTCTTTTGAGTTATCAGAAGGAATTGATGCTATGGAATTTCAGAATAATTTAAAACTGATAAAACCATCAATGAGTTTAGCCGGATTAGAAAGTACTACAGTAAGTCCTGTACAAACAACGCATGCCTTATTAAGTGAAGAAGAGCGTTTGGCAAGAGGAATTAAAGATGGATTAATTCGTTTTTCTGTAGGTATAGAAGAAACGAAAGATTTAATTGCCGATATAGAACAAGCCATAAAAAAAGGCAAAGAGTTAGACTCTTTGCTTTTATAG
- a CDS encoding protein-L-isoaspartate(D-aspartate) O-methyltransferase, translated as MRDTSKHQGLRNQLANVLNAKGIVDENVLNAVRKIPRHLFIDSSFESHAYQDKAFPIAAEQTISMPYTVAFQSQTLEVKSGEKVLEIGTGSGYQTAVLLELKAEVYSIERQRELFKKTSLFLPKLGYNPKKFIFGDGYKGLPEQAPFDKIIVTAGAPYVPKPLLSQLKVGGRLLIPVGDKTQIMTLFIRKSAKEFEKHELGDFAFVPMLEERN; from the coding sequence TTGAGAGATACATCTAAACACCAAGGACTTAGAAACCAACTTGCTAACGTATTAAACGCAAAAGGTATTGTTGATGAAAACGTACTGAATGCAGTACGTAAAATTCCACGCCATTTATTTATTGACAGTAGTTTTGAGTCACACGCTTATCAAGACAAAGCTTTTCCTATTGCTGCAGAGCAAACCATTTCTATGCCATATACAGTTGCCTTTCAGTCGCAAACTTTAGAAGTTAAGTCAGGTGAAAAGGTTTTAGAAATTGGTACAGGTTCAGGGTATCAAACAGCGGTTTTGTTAGAGTTAAAGGCAGAAGTGTATTCGATTGAAAGACAACGTGAGTTGTTTAAAAAAACATCTCTTTTTCTTCCAAAGTTAGGTTATAATCCTAAGAAATTTATTTTTGGTGATGGTTATAAAGGTTTGCCAGAACAAGCACCTTTTGATAAAATTATTGTGACTGCTGGTGCGCCCTATGTACCAAAACCATTATTAAGTCAATTAAAAGTAGGAGGTAGATTATTGATTCCTGTTGGTGATAAAACACAAATAATGACGTTGTTTATTCGTAAATCTGCAAAAGAATTCGAAAAACACGAATTAGGAGATTTTGCTTTTGTACCAATGTTAGAAGAGAGAAATTGA
- a CDS encoding 3-hydroxybutyryl-CoA dehydrogenase, whose amino-acid sequence MKNIAVIGAGTMGNGIAHTFAQFNYKVRLIDISEASLEKGMATIAKNLDRMVSKEKISEADKTQTLQNISTFTSIKEGVKNADLVVEAATENSVLKTKIFKELDEVCAEHTILATNTSSISITQIAAATNRPEKVIGMHFMNPVPIMKLVEIIRGYNTSDEVMETIVGLSKKVHKIPVEVNDYPGFVANRILMPMINESIETLYNNVAGVEEIDTVMKLGMAHPMGPLQLADFIGLDVCLSILNVLHDGFKNPKYAPCPLLVNMVMAGKLGIKSGEGFYDYSESRKAEKVAKMFI is encoded by the coding sequence ATGAAAAACATAGCAGTAATTGGAGCAGGAACCATGGGAAATGGTATTGCTCACACATTTGCACAATTTAATTATAAGGTTCGTTTAATCGATATCTCTGAAGCTTCTTTAGAAAAAGGAATGGCAACTATTGCTAAAAATTTAGACAGAATGGTGTCTAAAGAAAAAATTTCTGAAGCTGATAAAACTCAAACGTTGCAAAATATTAGCACATTTACTTCTATTAAAGAAGGTGTTAAAAATGCTGATTTGGTTGTTGAAGCTGCCACTGAAAATTCTGTTTTAAAAACTAAAATTTTTAAAGAGTTGGATGAAGTTTGTGCTGAACATACAATTCTAGCAACCAATACTTCTTCTATTTCTATTACTCAAATTGCGGCTGCAACAAACAGACCCGAAAAAGTAATTGGAATGCATTTTATGAATCCTGTTCCGATTATGAAATTGGTAGAGATTATTAGAGGCTATAATACTTCTGATGAAGTGATGGAAACAATTGTTGGACTTTCTAAAAAGGTGCATAAAATTCCGGTTGAAGTAAATGATTACCCTGGTTTTGTGGCAAACAGAATTTTAATGCCAATGATTAACGAATCTATTGAAACGCTGTATAATAATGTTGCTGGTGTTGAAGAAATTGACACGGTTATGAAGTTAGGTATGGCGCATCCAATGGGACCTTTGCAATTAGCAGACTTTATTGGTTTAGATGTGTGTTTGTCAATTCTAAATGTTTTACATGACGGATTTAAAAACCCAAAATACGCTCCTTGTCCGTTGTTAGTAAATATGGTAATGGCAGGAAAACTTGGTATAAAATCTGGTGAAGGTTTTTACGATTATTCAGAAAGTAGAAAGGCTGAAAAAGTAGCAAAAATGTTTATTTAG
- a CDS encoding Dps family protein: MNKTILGLDKQETANLVTELNGLLANFQIYYQNLRGLHWNIKGKNFFELHVKFEEFYTDSQIKIDEIAERILTLQGKPLHTFTDYLEKATVVIGKDISNDVEGVVLVVNSLSELLKNERLILELSDKAADEGTNSMMSDFIAEQEKTIWMLNSWLGK, encoded by the coding sequence ATGAATAAAACGATATTAGGATTAGACAAACAAGAAACGGCTAATTTAGTTACTGAATTAAACGGATTACTAGCAAATTTTCAAATTTATTATCAAAATTTAAGAGGTTTACATTGGAATATTAAAGGTAAGAATTTTTTTGAATTACACGTAAAGTTTGAAGAATTTTATACAGATTCTCAAATTAAGATTGATGAAATTGCAGAACGTATTTTAACCTTACAAGGAAAGCCATTACATACATTTACAGATTATTTAGAAAAAGCAACTGTAGTAATTGGTAAAGATATTTCTAATGATGTAGAAGGAGTCGTTTTGGTGGTGAATTCACTTTCAGAATTATTAAAAAACGAACGTTTAATTTTAGAATTATCTGATAAAGCAGCAGATGAAGGTACAAACTCAATGATGAGTGATTTTATAGCTGAACAAGAAAAAACAATTTGGATGTTAAACTCTTGGTTGGGTAAATAA
- a CDS encoding acyloxyacyl hydrolase — protein sequence MRNIFLTISFIFTVSFLSAQETKKGILNIKKIGFLYNYANEDNILFDDLDYTYATYIYKLQAFYDLGTWKNWGIELIVQPQIQIIKHQLTNIHFVLPSEEDYKNKRTEFTTPKTIRLYAFELGFALKREIFKNLDVRITAGLGVAKIETRTERLAKGFTFIENGSLGLSYKTTKKTALYIGSNIGHVSNLDFKTPNNGYTFLGFEVGITYLLK from the coding sequence ATGAGAAATATATTTTTAACTATTTCCTTTATTTTTACTGTATCTTTTTTGTCTGCTCAAGAGACAAAAAAAGGAATCCTAAACATTAAAAAAATTGGATTTCTTTATAATTATGCGAATGAAGACAATATTTTGTTTGATGATTTAGATTACACCTATGCAACATACATTTATAAGTTACAAGCTTTTTATGATTTAGGAACTTGGAAAAATTGGGGAATTGAATTAATTGTTCAACCTCAAATTCAAATTATTAAACATCAGTTGACAAACATTCACTTTGTTTTGCCTTCTGAAGAAGATTATAAAAACAAAAGAACTGAATTTACAACACCTAAAACGATCCGTTTATATGCTTTTGAATTAGGATTTGCGTTAAAAAGAGAGATTTTTAAAAATTTAGATGTTCGAATTACAGCAGGTTTAGGGGTGGCAAAAATAGAAACTAGGACAGAACGGTTGGCAAAAGGATTTACTTTTATAGAAAATGGATCTTTAGGATTGTCTTATAAAACTACTAAAAAAACAGCTCTATATATTGGCAGCAATATTGGACACGTTTCTAATCTTGATTTTAAAACACCAAATAACGGATATACGTTTCTAGGTTTTGAAGTTGGAATAACATACTTATTAAAATAA
- a CDS encoding hydrogen peroxide-inducible genes activator encodes MTITQLKYVLSVAEYQNFTVAAEHSYVTQPTLSMQIQKLEEELSIKIFNRSKKPIELTEVGKKIVEQAKVIVDESNRILDIVHQQKGYIGGEFKLGIIPTVMPTLLPMFLQNFTKKYPKVKLIIEELTTEEIIRKLSDGHIDAALAATPLENETIIERPLYYEPFVGLVPQNHRLFKNTKITADELEMGDILLLEDGHCFKDSVINLCTTHKIDNKKGFQLESGSFDTLIKLSKEGLGMTLLPYLHTLDLNDVDKSHLREFTNPPPAREVSLIYHKSQLKMQLIEALKKTIDGVIRGAISFSDVKIISPLQKK; translated from the coding sequence ATGACAATTACTCAATTAAAATATGTTTTATCTGTTGCAGAATATCAAAATTTCACGGTTGCTGCAGAGCATAGTTATGTAACTCAACCTACTCTGAGTATGCAAATACAAAAATTAGAAGAGGAGTTAAGTATTAAAATATTCAATCGTTCTAAAAAACCAATTGAATTGACCGAAGTAGGAAAAAAGATTGTTGAACAGGCTAAAGTTATTGTTGATGAAAGCAATCGAATTTTAGATATTGTACACCAACAAAAAGGATATATAGGAGGTGAATTTAAATTAGGAATAATACCAACAGTTATGCCTACTTTATTACCGATGTTTCTACAAAACTTCACTAAAAAATACCCAAAAGTAAAGTTGATTATAGAAGAATTAACGACTGAAGAAATTATAAGAAAATTATCTGACGGTCATATTGATGCTGCTCTTGCTGCTACTCCTTTAGAAAACGAAACTATTATAGAAAGACCTTTGTATTACGAACCTTTTGTAGGCTTAGTACCACAAAATCATAGACTTTTTAAGAACACAAAAATAACTGCGGATGAATTAGAAATGGGAGATATTTTGTTATTAGAAGATGGGCATTGTTTTAAAGACAGTGTAATTAATTTATGCACAACTCATAAAATTGATAATAAAAAAGGATTTCAGTTAGAAAGCGGAAGTTTTGATACCTTAATTAAACTTTCTAAAGAAGGTTTAGGAATGACGTTATTACCTTATTTACATACCTTAGATTTAAATGATGTTGATAAAAGCCATTTACGCGAATTTACAAACCCTCCTCCTGCAAGAGAAGTGAGTTTGATTTATCATAAATCGCAATTAAAAATGCAATTAATAGAAGCTTTAAAAAAGACTATTGATGGTGTTATTAGAGGCGCTATTTCTTTTTCTGATGTGAAGATTATAAGTCCTTTACAGAAGAAATAA
- a CDS encoding DUF2147 domain-containing protein, producing MKKSIFTLALLMFAVTINAQSILGNWKTVDDETGETKSIVNLYEENGEIYGKVLKVLNKDRQDAVCDKCEGDKKDKLILGMVIVEGMKKKGDEYKNGTILDPQKGKEYDCKIWLDEDNKNKLNVRGYIAFLYRTQNWYRAIE from the coding sequence ATGAAAAAATCAATTTTTACTTTAGCACTATTAATGTTTGCAGTAACAATAAATGCACAATCAATTTTAGGTAATTGGAAAACAGTTGATGATGAAACTGGTGAAACTAAATCTATCGTTAACCTTTATGAAGAAAACGGTGAAATTTATGGTAAGGTTCTTAAAGTATTAAACAAAGATCGTCAAGATGCTGTTTGTGATAAATGTGAAGGAGATAAAAAAGATAAATTGATCTTAGGGATGGTAATTGTTGAAGGGATGAAAAAGAAAGGTGACGAATATAAAAATGGTACAATTTTAGATCCTCAAAAAGGAAAAGAATATGATTGTAAAATTTGGTTAGACGAAGACAATAAGAACAAGCTGAATGTAAGAGGTTATATTGCCTTTTTATATCGTACACAAAACTGGTATCGTGCAATTGAATAG
- a CDS encoding DUF2147 domain-containing protein, whose protein sequence is MKTKITTILILLITVFMNAQTVVGKWNSRDEKTGEIDSVVEIYEKNEKVFAKIIDITDPKKKVALCTLCTGSKKDKPALGMHILYKLEQKSNNKWSGGYGLDPRKGNYFNVYIKLVKPNKLKVRGYAGIPLFGKTIYWERVQ, encoded by the coding sequence ATGAAAACAAAAATTACTACTATATTAATATTGTTAATTACAGTTTTTATGAATGCTCAAACAGTTGTTGGAAAATGGAACTCAAGAGATGAAAAAACCGGAGAAATAGATTCTGTTGTTGAAATCTATGAAAAAAACGAAAAAGTTTTTGCAAAAATAATTGACATTACTGACCCTAAAAAGAAAGTTGCTCTTTGTACTTTATGCACAGGAAGTAAAAAAGACAAACCAGCATTAGGTATGCATATTTTGTATAAATTAGAGCAAAAAAGCAATAATAAATGGTCTGGTGGTTATGGCTTAGACCCTAGAAAAGGAAATTATTTTAATGTTTATATAAAATTAGTAAAACCGAATAAGTTAAAAGTAAGAGGGTATGCAGGTATTCCTCTTTTTGGTAAAACTATTTATTGGGAAAGAGTTCAATAA
- a CDS encoding ATP-binding cassette domain-containing protein — protein sequence MKQLHFTINNRNISANSKLVANILKGLHCLPNLENKKGLLFSNTVLDNYIEEEARHSIQTLTIKENRSIRTLSSGEQKKALLNYLLQQKPAFLILDSPFESLDTLAVSNLKESLIALSSDIVLIQIFNRKDEILPIITHVLEIENNEITTTIPLDKYPFEETNFIFKGEIPKPITFYKNIPEQLISFQNVCVDYDDKNILNNINWTINKNEFWLLTGPNGSGKTTILSMIYGNNVKAFRQEIYLFGKKKGSGESVWEIKEKIGYFSPSLLELFKRRFSVIDMVLSGFFDSVGLYKTPSTLQIKLADEWLMLLNLENKRNTPFNNLTTAEERLVLIARAMIKHPPLLILDEPLINLDHKGTTIIVNLINKIVAESTTTILFVSHREIEKLQPNFIYELTPTKNGSIGNVKKEH from the coding sequence ATGAAGCAACTCCACTTCACTATTAATAATAGAAATATTTCTGCTAACAGTAAATTAGTAGCAAACATTTTAAAAGGCCTTCATTGTTTACCTAATTTGGAAAACAAAAAAGGTCTTTTATTTTCAAATACTGTTTTAGATAATTATATAGAAGAAGAGGCCAGACACAGCATTCAAACGCTAACGATTAAAGAAAACAGAAGTATTAGAACGTTGTCTAGTGGTGAGCAAAAAAAAGCATTACTCAATTACCTACTGCAACAAAAACCAGCTTTTTTAATTTTAGACAGTCCTTTTGAAAGCTTAGATACTTTAGCTGTTTCTAATTTAAAAGAAAGTCTTATTGCATTATCTTCAGATATTGTTTTAATTCAAATTTTCAATCGAAAAGATGAAATATTGCCAATAATTACGCATGTTTTAGAAATTGAAAATAATGAAATTACCACAACTATTCCTTTAGATAAATATCCTTTTGAAGAAACTAACTTTATCTTTAAAGGAGAGATTCCTAAACCAATCACTTTTTATAAGAATATACCAGAACAGTTAATATCATTCCAAAATGTATGCGTCGATTATGATGATAAAAACATTTTAAACAACATAAATTGGACCATCAATAAAAATGAATTTTGGCTTTTAACAGGACCCAATGGGTCTGGAAAGACCACAATTTTATCGATGATTTATGGAAATAACGTAAAAGCATTTCGACAAGAAATTTATTTATTTGGCAAGAAAAAAGGTTCTGGAGAAAGTGTTTGGGAAATAAAAGAGAAAATAGGCTATTTTAGTCCTAGCCTATTAGAGTTGTTTAAAAGGAGATTTTCCGTAATTGACATGGTGCTCTCTGGTTTTTTTGATAGTGTTGGTTTATACAAAACACCATCTACGCTACAAATTAAATTAGCTGATGAATGGTTGATGTTATTAAATTTAGAAAATAAAAGAAACACTCCATTTAACAACTTAACGACTGCAGAAGAAAGATTGGTTTTAATTGCGAGAGCCATGATTAAACATCCGCCTTTGTTAATTTTAGACGAACCTCTTATCAACCTAGACCATAAAGGAACTACAATTATTGTGAATTTAATTAATAAAATTGTAGCAGAAAGTACTACAACAATCTTATTTGTTTCTCATCGAGAAATAGAAAAATTACAACCTAATTTTATCTATGAGCTCACTCCTACTAAAAATGGTTCTATAGGAAACGTCAAAAAAGAACACTAG
- a CDS encoding KdsC family phosphatase: MEISYKQLLPKINTLIFDVDGVLTNGMVTIMPDGELVRHMNIKDGYALKTAVDKGLNVCIISGGKNEGVRTRLANLGIKDIYLGAHDKIKQYKELVEKYNLKPENVLYMGDDIPDYPVMKLVGLPSCPNDAAPEIQGISKYISYKKGGEGCVRDVIEQVLRVQGKWENNFNAQYD; this comes from the coding sequence ATGGAAATTAGTTACAAACAGTTATTACCTAAAATAAACACTTTAATTTTTGATGTAGATGGAGTTCTTACAAACGGAATGGTAACTATTATGCCAGATGGTGAGTTGGTTAGACATATGAATATTAAGGATGGTTACGCTTTAAAAACGGCAGTAGACAAAGGCCTTAATGTTTGTATTATTTCTGGCGGAAAAAATGAAGGAGTAAGAACTCGATTGGCAAATTTAGGAATAAAGGATATTTATTTAGGCGCTCATGATAAGATTAAACAATACAAAGAATTGGTAGAAAAGTATAATTTAAAACCTGAAAATGTGTTGTATATGGGAGATGATATTCCTGATTATCCAGTAATGAAATTAGTAGGTTTACCTTCTTGCCCAAATGATGCTGCTCCAGAAATACAAGGAATTTCTAAATATATTTCTTACAAAAAAGGTGGTGAAGGTTGTGTTAGAGATGTTATTGAACAAGTTCTAAGAGTACAAGGTAAATGGGAAAATAATTTTAATGCTCAGTACGATTAA